From the Coffea eugenioides isolate CCC68of chromosome 1, Ceug_1.0, whole genome shotgun sequence genome, the window ATTCTAAAACATGTTAATTTATATCACTTAAATTTGATGAGTTCGATTTAGTTAGATTCAATCAGGTTCAATCTCAAGTTAAAGTAAACTAAAATTAAATTGAGTTTCAGCTTGAATTCAAGATAAAATATTTTAGCTCAAGTCAAATTTAAATAATACATTATTTGAGTTTGATTCAAATAATTTGCACGTCTAATTGTATCCACGTGTCTTTTGGACATATGAGAAGCTCTACAAGTTGTAGATAGGGCTTTTTTCATAGTTGACATTACACAGTGTCAAGAATTCGTGAATTAGCCGCGGAAACACGACTCTCCCCATGCTCACTGTTTAGTGTTAGATTCATGAATAAATGATTATGTTTCGCATTAATTCGGAAGATAGAGAAAAAGCgattaatatgtaagtaaggatATGAGATCTAATAACTTAAGATTGTGGATTAGAATTGAATTTTTAATTTACATGTTAGACACTTTTATGAACCCTCCCGAAGTGTTTCTCCCTATCATTTAATCGGTCAACAAAAGCAGCAGCCAGCACAAAGATAAACTCAGCAGCCGTTCATCCTTCTCAAGGCGACCATAACAAATCCACACTACAAATATACGCCAAAACCTCTCATTCCAATGCCACCCCACCAACATTTCAATCTCTTTTAGCTCGTCCTAGCTTAATAGCTACATTATCCCCTACCCATCCTTCATTCCAGTAACCATGGCAAAATTTGCCATACTTTCCTTCTTGATTTCGCTCAACATCTTATCTTTTTCTTCCCCAGGATCAGCCATCTCCTCATGCAATGGTCCATGCCAAACCTTAAATGATTGCGACGGCCAGTTAATTTGCATTGGAGGAAAATGTAACGACGATCCTGACGTTGGGACCCACATGTGCAGCGGAAGCTCGCCTTCCGGGCCATCCCCTTCGGGCAACTGCCGTCCAACTGGCTCTATGACGTGTAAAGGAGTGACTAAACCCACCTATACATGCTCTCCCCCGGTTACTAGCTCCACAGCAGCAATTCTTACGCTAAATAATTTTGAAGAAGGCGGAGAAGGCGGGGCTGAATCAGAATGTGACGGCCAATTTCACCAAAATAGTGAAAGGGTTGTTGCACTTTCCACTGGTTGGTATGCAGGAGGGTCGAGGTGTGGGAAAATGATAAGAATCAGAGCCAGCAATGGGAGAAGCGTGACTGCAAAGGTTGTGGATGAATGCGACTCCAGAAATGGCTGTGATAAGGAGCACGCTGGCCAGCCACCTTGCGATAACAACATCGTTGATGGATCCAGTGCTGTCTGGAGAGCACTAGGGCTTAACGAGGATGATGGAAGAGTACCAGTTACTTGGTCTATGGCATGATTAATTAATATGATGTGATGACATTGAGATCGATATATGCACAACAATTCCATCAATAATAAGTTGGCTTCTAGAATAAGAGCTTCCCAAGTCTGTTCCGGCGGGgcccaaaaacataaaaaagagTCTGTTCTTGGTTTTGTTTTCTAAAGTGTCAATTTTGtcctttcaaaaaaaataataataataaggtGTCAGTTATGTGATAAGTGGCATGCTGGCAAATGATGTCTTGGATGGTCTTTGACAAGAATGtgcagtttttcttttttgttttttttttttgtttttgttgggTGCTTTTAATTTTGCAATAGAATCGTGTGCCAATATCATTGACTCTGTCATCTACAAACTTAGTCTTACATTGCTAATTTATTATAACGAGTTTTCGTAATACAAGAAAAAGTCTCCTTTAACATTGCTAATTTATAAGTAGCCCCACTTTTAATCCTTTTATCCATCCTTTAGTTAGCATTTCCTTTCTCCCCCTCCTCTTTCCTCCGTCTCATCAGTCGTCTTTTtgcctttttctcttttctcctcctCGTCACACTGTGTAAGTCCTTTATCACAATGGATTTCCTACTAATTCTAGATAAGTTGAAtgtaaaaataaatttcttCAATTCTTCGCAAAGAATCAGGATATATCACATGATATTGTtcaagtttcaaaaaaaaagctTTTGCAAGTACATCTTCCTGCCATGAAACTCCACGGATAATTTTCGTAGGACTCAGGTGCAGAAAAGAAGGGCAATCAAATATGAACattgaaaaaataaaggaaGACCGCAAGGCCATTAAAGCTAGCTAGCCCTTAAAATTTTGCAACACGAATTTGCTTCAAGAGATGTAAAAGCAAAACCCAAACCAAACAAACTATTCCAGCAACAATCACATGCCAAATTTTGACAAAACCGTcctttcattaaattttaccATCGATACATGAAGGGCCATGTCCATCATCCACTTGGCAGTCTTCTGCATGGTGTACCTAGTTGTAATGGAAAATGCAGGCCaagttggattttttttttttttttatctttcttatatatatatatatattttttttttatcaacagACAATATCTACATTACAACTACTCTGACATATACTAGCAACGGTCCAATTAGGTCAAGAAAAACTAGAGAAAGCCATCTCTATAAATGGATTTGTCCAGTTAGccaatatattatattattggATACACAAGTCCTGCTACAAGTGTTTCGCATGCAAGTACGAGTTTTTTACTCCTAcgcacaaaaaataaataaataaataaataaaagttttcTACCTTTACATAGTCATGAAAAGTAAGATATGAAGTATGAACTGTATGAAAAGCACCTAAATTAGTACTGCAGAAGCAGCAAATCTATATAAATATGCGATATCATGTACGTGCGTATCTACTTATATCTGAACTTTCGTGGACGGATTGAAGCAACAATAACTAGTGGAGTATACCTTTGTTGTACGTAAAATTTGCCCATGGAGAGAGGACTCCCACAGATTCACGAGTACAACAGTACTTAGTAGCGCAGTCAACTAAGCAGCCaacaatcaaaaaaaaaaatgagaggatTGTGTagacttttcttctttttttttttcttttgcctctTTTTCGGGTAAACAACAGAAAATGTATGGGATTTGTCGAGTAATCATAAGTGATTTGCAACTAGTCTGCATTTTCCCTGCTCAAGAAATCATATGGGAAGAAGCTGGCCTATTTTCCACAAGGGAATTATGATGGGGACATGATTACTAATGATCATTCTTCACCACATCATAGGAAATGGAATCCTTCAACAAAAAGAGAGACAGGAGATCATAAACGAAATGGAAAACAAATCATGGAAGATCTCTAGTGTCACgctttaatttatttgttttttggtttgattacaaagaaaagaaagagaccCAAGAGGTCGTTTGCTTTGTACAATATTTCTATCAGCAAAACTTGACTTAAAAATTCCAATCACCAATAAGACCAGaatctaagattttttttttttcctttttttcttttggtacccaaaaaaaaaaaattgcatttctttaTTGATACAAGTCCTCCCCTTACTAACTGGGCTTCACATTGGGTGGACTAAACTAGCCCAAAAATAATTCATCCAGTAGGCCTGATAAGTGGGCCAGTCATATTGTACGAACTGGCGTTGGAAAGACGCAATTTCACCTTCCTTTGATTTCTTCACTCTCTCTCTGTCTCATGAACCGACTCAAGAGCCATGGTTAATTTCTTTACCCTCACTATCTCCGATGCTATGAGAGGAGGGCAGAGTCCAACCTACGCCTATATTACAGGTGCGGGGAGCTCAACTGGAATTTTATAGAGTTGGCATGAACCTTCGGATCAGACAAGTGTACTGTTACATTTTTTGAAAAGAAGCATTATTCTTTCCTAATCATTGGATCAAAATTTCAATGGTTCAAAAATTGCATACTAGcaactctttccttttttttctaaaattttcaaaaactttaaAGAGGAAAATGATTAGATATCAATTCCAGACAGAGTAAAATCGAAGTTACATCCTATTCCAACTTTAACAAACAAATAGCATAGAATGCGGAATTTTGCAGTCTCATTGGCTTTTAGagacacacaaaaaaaaaaaaaaaacggaatAAGAGCAcgaaaaatttttgtttttggacTCGGCAGTGGAACCATATCATTGCTATTATGAGAATGGTTCATTTAAATTGCTATTACTATTGGTACAGTGGTGTACAAATATTAAATTGAACAAAGAACATTTCGCAATTTAATTCACTAGCTCTGGTTTCATTTCATTTGGATGGTTCACATTTCCTCCGCCATCTTACACACAAAGTTTAACATAACATATGTTCTTATGTTAAAATATACTTGTTTGAacagagtattatttgaaataattactgtagcattttttattgtgtgatgtatgtgagataaaaaatagttaggaatataaaaaagtggattgaaaaatgtgtttatgatgcaagcgaaatattatttgggataattaaGTAATCCAAACACACACTATTATCCAGTTATAAAACAAAATCAGCATATATATCCTCCAAACGTCCTTTGGGTTTTTCATTATTAGTTAAAAGTAAATAAGCAACTAAATGAAGAGGTATatagctaaaattttgtagttATTATAACTTGCCGAGACATCAAGTCATCAATAATCATGTGTGTTATGGCTGCAAGGAGATGAACAAGCTCCTTGCAAAAAATAAACATGtttatgagaaatttcattcatgtttttcaatctttttttggggtcaaattcacatttatcaatatatatattagtatgATAAATTTTTTTGTGCGCCTCAATCAACATCAACagattaaaaaagaaagaaaaaacagcgTATGCTTCCGGCAAACGAAACAATACATCGGATTATTGTAACGGGCTAAAGTACCACAACCCATCATGA encodes:
- the LOC113750632 gene encoding kiwellin-like, yielding MAKFAILSFLISLNILSFSSPGSAISSCNGPCQTLNDCDGQLICIGGKCNDDPDVGTHMCSGSSPSGPSPSGNCRPTGSMTCKGVTKPTYTCSPPVTSSTAAILTLNNFEEGGEGGAESECDGQFHQNSERVVALSTGWYAGGSRCGKMIRIRASNGRSVTAKVVDECDSRNGCDKEHAGQPPCDNNIVDGSSAVWRALGLNEDDGRVPVTWSMA